A region from the Paenibacillus humicola genome encodes:
- a CDS encoding sigma-70 family RNA polymerase sigma factor yields MKQQNDGMCGVLRDMCGGSAAAFDLFYARYAPLVMQVALRMISDKMEAEDVCHDVFIEVLRRGESYDPLRGSLESWLAVMTRSRCLDRMRRSKRVMPGEIGERRSAPSADAAEELALSHLQQQAVRDALHALPEHQRQAVVGSYFTPRTQRELSSAWNVPLGTVKSWVRYGLNNMRKQLEKRGWAAEAENGAKEARR; encoded by the coding sequence GTGAAGCAGCAAAATGACGGCATGTGCGGCGTGCTGCGCGACATGTGCGGCGGATCGGCGGCGGCGTTCGACTTGTTCTACGCCCGTTACGCGCCGCTCGTCATGCAGGTTGCGCTTCGCATGATCTCGGATAAAATGGAAGCCGAGGACGTCTGTCACGATGTCTTTATCGAGGTCCTGCGGCGCGGGGAAAGCTACGATCCTCTGCGCGGTTCGCTGGAGTCCTGGCTGGCGGTAATGACCCGCAGCCGCTGTCTCGACCGGATGCGGCGAAGCAAACGGGTGATGCCCGGCGAAATCGGCGAAAGACGGTCCGCGCCATCCGCCGATGCGGCGGAGGAGCTCGCGTTGTCGCATTTGCAGCAGCAGGCGGTGCGCGACGCGCTGCATGCGCTGCCGGAGCATCAGCGGCAGGCGGTCGTCGGCAGTTATTTTACTCCGCGGACGCAGCGAGAGCTGTCCTCGGCCTGGAACGTCCCGCTCGGAACGGTCAAATCGTGGGTCAGGTACGGCCTGAACAACATGCGCAAACAGCTGGAGAAGCGCGGTTGGGCGGCGGAAGCGGAGAACGGCGCGAAGGAGGCCCGAAGATGA
- a CDS encoding anti-sigma factor translates to MIGSEKTLQACRRLYREEDWIDWLLGHKSPVEFASMHEHLSVCPQCRNTAAEWRPLLQNAEMPEAYAEPSAIMPSESVRRSLRAHVATRGLLRRLHSGLFRHKGWAAGLIAAAVLLLCLTGLFRTVYVPKEQRDLYVAEHEPDAVSFLNDPRTASFRVQSLNDEVGDGYVWFNDSSREVFVLLEGVLPSDSHVLQAWAVNGSGHANLGLLRHDEVSKAHFYFKGDELAKVDNIALTVEPSGGSRMPTSPDAIVFRLQHH, encoded by the coding sequence ATGATCGGATCGGAAAAGACGCTTCAAGCGTGCAGACGGTTGTACCGTGAGGAAGATTGGATCGATTGGCTGCTCGGTCATAAATCGCCGGTCGAATTCGCGTCGATGCACGAGCATTTGTCCGTCTGCCCGCAATGCCGCAATACCGCCGCGGAATGGAGACCGCTGCTGCAGAACGCGGAAATGCCGGAAGCGTACGCGGAGCCTTCGGCCATCATGCCGTCCGAGTCGGTCCGCCGCAGCTTGCGCGCGCATGTCGCAACGCGGGGGCTGCTGAGGCGGCTGCACAGCGGCCTGTTCCGGCATAAAGGCTGGGCTGCAGGGCTAATCGCCGCCGCCGTCCTGCTGCTCTGCCTGACCGGACTGTTCCGGACGGTATATGTGCCGAAGGAGCAGCGGGACCTTTACGTCGCCGAGCATGAGCCGGACGCCGTTTCGTTTCTGAACGACCCCCGGACGGCGAGCTTCAGGGTGCAGTCGCTGAACGACGAGGTCGGCGACGGGTACGTCTGGTTCAACGACAGCTCGCGCGAGGTGTTCGTGCTGCTGGAGGGCGTGCTGCCGAGCGACAGCCATGTGCTGCAGGCGTGGGCGGTGAACGGCTCCGGCCATGCGAATTTGGGGTTGCTGCGTCACGACGAAGTGAGCAAAGCGCACTTTTATTTCAAAGGCGACGAGCTGGCGAAGGTGGACAATATCGCTTTGACGGTCGAGCCGAGCGGCGGCAGCCGCATGCCGACATCGCCGGATGCGATCGTGTTTCGGCTGCAGCATCATTAG
- a CDS encoding GNAT family N-acetyltransferase has protein sequence MSSESGGQDSFPKSFGFPALETPRLRLRRLSASDAPAVFRYMSQEIVMRYYDLPVFRNLYEAERIIGHWNRRFEDGEGIRWALELKESGGMIGTCGFHNWQREHCRAELGYELSPDHWARGYMAEALQAVIRFGFGAMRLNRIEAYTEPENVASIKLLLKSGLVKEGLLREIFFEKNRFFDAVVFSLLRSEYEEGGDFPAQN, from the coding sequence ATGTCAAGCGAATCGGGCGGTCAGGATAGCTTTCCGAAATCGTTCGGGTTTCCGGCGCTCGAAACGCCGAGGCTGAGGCTGCGCCGGCTGTCGGCTTCCGACGCCCCCGCGGTGTTCCGGTATATGTCGCAGGAGATCGTCATGCGCTATTACGACCTGCCGGTTTTCCGAAACTTATACGAAGCGGAACGGATCATCGGCCATTGGAACAGGCGGTTCGAGGATGGCGAAGGGATTCGATGGGCTCTCGAGCTGAAGGAAAGCGGAGGCATGATCGGCACCTGCGGCTTCCATAATTGGCAGCGGGAGCACTGCAGGGCGGAACTCGGTTACGAGCTGTCTCCCGATCATTGGGCGCGCGGCTATATGGCCGAAGCGCTGCAGGCCGTCATCCGCTTCGGCTTCGGCGCGATGCGCCTTAACCGGATCGAGGCGTATACGGAGCCTGAGAACGTCGCTTCGATCAAGCTGCTGCTGAAGTCGGGCCTTGTGAAGGAAGGGCTGCTGCGCGAAATCTTTTTCGAGAAAAACCGGTTCTTCGATGCGGTCGTTTTTTCGCTGTTGAGAAGCGAGTACGAGGAAGGCGGGGACTTTCCGGCTCAAAATTAA
- a CDS encoding alpha/beta hydrolase family protein, whose product MRDIVPNASRVNVPLAAPSALPRISGLPDPFRFMDGTQVSGEAGWNRRREELKVLIQRYEYGWLPPAPDKVTASVNGKLLTVTIAAGVKEASFQAEVTLPAGCGEPCPAFIHTGRLDAGIFLSRGYALVEFKPGDVAADKKDVRAGAFYELYPEADAGALIAWAWGFHRVIDALEAVPQIDRNRIAVTGHSRFGKAALVSGVFDSRVAVTIPASSGLSGAANYRCFYEEGGANEKIENIYNYAPHWFTPLHGEFVGHADRLPFDQHEVMALVAPRALLITEGTEDYWTNPQGTGLSYRAAKRVYDFLGAADRIGIAYREGGHGMTTEDFTAMADFADKQFGRSEGAASGRDFDRVPYPEEPEAMNWPSV is encoded by the coding sequence ATGAGAGATATCGTTCCCAATGCATCGCGTGTAAACGTTCCGTTAGCCGCCCCGTCCGCCCTGCCGCGAATTTCCGGTTTGCCGGACCCGTTCCGGTTTATGGACGGGACGCAGGTTTCCGGCGAAGCCGGCTGGAACCGCCGCCGCGAAGAGCTCAAAGTGCTGATTCAGCGGTACGAATACGGGTGGCTTCCGCCGGCGCCGGACAAAGTAACCGCGAGCGTGAACGGCAAGCTGCTCACCGTGACGATCGCCGCCGGCGTGAAAGAGGCGTCGTTCCAGGCCGAAGTGACGCTTCCCGCCGGATGCGGTGAGCCCTGCCCGGCCTTCATCCATACGGGGCGGCTGGACGCCGGCATTTTCCTATCCCGCGGGTATGCGCTTGTCGAATTCAAGCCGGGCGACGTAGCCGCCGACAAAAAAGACGTCCGCGCCGGCGCGTTCTACGAGCTGTATCCGGAGGCGGACGCCGGAGCGCTGATCGCCTGGGCGTGGGGCTTTCACCGGGTAATCGACGCGCTCGAAGCGGTGCCGCAAATCGACCGGAACCGGATTGCCGTTACCGGGCATTCGCGCTTCGGCAAAGCGGCGCTGGTCTCCGGCGTTTTCGATTCGCGCGTCGCCGTTACGATTCCGGCTTCCTCCGGCTTGTCGGGCGCCGCCAATTACCGCTGCTTCTACGAGGAGGGCGGGGCAAACGAGAAAATCGAGAACATATACAATTACGCGCCGCATTGGTTCACGCCGCTGCACGGCGAATTCGTCGGCCATGCGGACCGGCTGCCGTTCGATCAGCACGAGGTGATGGCGCTTGTCGCTCCCCGGGCGCTGCTGATCACCGAAGGGACCGAGGATTATTGGACCAACCCGCAGGGAACCGGCCTCTCCTACCGGGCGGCGAAGCGCGTCTACGACTTTCTGGGCGCCGCGGACCGGATCGGTATTGCCTACCGGGAAGGCGGACACGGCATGACAACGGAAGATTTCACCGCCATGGCCGATTTTGCAGACAAGCAGTTCGGGCGCAGCGAAGGCGCGGCCTCCGGCCGGGATTTCGACCGGGTGCCCTACCCGGAAGAACCGGAAGCCATGAATTGGCCGAGCGTTTGA
- a CDS encoding Gfo/Idh/MocA family protein, which produces MKIGLIGCGRISHIYLKNCTETFQHILEVRACADLVPELASQRAEEFGIPNVYTVDELLADPEIEIVLNLTAPAAHASLNLKALQAGKHVYTEKPFALTREDADEVLALAEAKGLRVGCAPDTFFGSGLQTCIKLIDDGWIGQPYASSGTIIMGNASGGMHPNFQNFLKLGGDPVMDMCPYYLTALIAMLGPVRRVSGSAQQLRKEVTVLNPKSARFGDTVPVEAPTNVSATLDFENGAVASLQAAKESFGYMPRMEIFGTEGNLSVPDPNFFFGPIAIQFANGGSKEIPMLPGFQTDTRGAGVADMAYAIQSGRQHRASGKLARHVLDISLGIFESSAQERHIQIESRADRPAPLPLGLKYNMLDA; this is translated from the coding sequence GTGAAAATCGGCTTGATCGGCTGCGGCCGCATCAGTCACATTTATTTGAAGAACTGCACCGAAACGTTCCAGCATATCCTCGAGGTGCGCGCCTGCGCCGATCTCGTTCCGGAGCTTGCGTCGCAGCGGGCCGAAGAGTTCGGCATTCCGAACGTGTATACGGTGGACGAGCTGCTCGCCGATCCGGAGATTGAAATCGTCCTGAATTTAACGGCGCCGGCCGCTCATGCTTCGCTGAATCTGAAAGCGCTTCAAGCCGGCAAGCACGTTTATACCGAGAAGCCTTTCGCGCTGACGCGCGAGGATGCCGACGAGGTGCTCGCCCTTGCCGAAGCGAAGGGGCTGCGGGTCGGCTGCGCGCCGGATACCTTTTTCGGCTCCGGCCTGCAGACGTGCATCAAGCTGATCGACGACGGCTGGATCGGCCAGCCGTATGCGTCTTCGGGCACGATCATCATGGGCAACGCTTCGGGCGGCATGCACCCGAATTTTCAAAATTTCCTGAAGCTCGGCGGCGATCCCGTCATGGATATGTGCCCCTATTATTTGACGGCGCTGATTGCGATGCTCGGTCCCGTGCGCCGCGTTTCCGGCTCCGCGCAGCAGCTTCGCAAGGAAGTGACGGTGCTGAACCCGAAATCGGCCCGCTTCGGCGACACGGTCCCGGTCGAAGCGCCGACGAACGTGTCGGCGACGCTCGATTTTGAAAACGGCGCCGTTGCCAGCCTGCAGGCGGCGAAGGAGAGCTTCGGCTATATGCCCCGGATGGAAATTTTTGGAACGGAGGGCAATTTGTCGGTTCCCGATCCGAACTTCTTTTTCGGGCCGATCGCAATCCAATTCGCAAACGGCGGATCGAAGGAAATTCCGATGCTGCCGGGCTTCCAGACCGACACCCGCGGAGCCGGCGTGGCGGACATGGCTTACGCGATTCAATCCGGCAGACAGCACCGCGCAAGCGGCAAGCTGGCCCGCCATGTGCTCGATATTTCGCTCGGTATTTTCGAATCGTCGGCGCAGGAGCGCCATATCCAGATCGAATCCCGCGCGGATCGTCCGGCTCCGCTGCCGCTGGGGCTCAAATACAACATGCTCGACGCGTAA
- a CDS encoding sugar phosphate isomerase/epimerase family protein: MKRFPIGLQPYTIREELGRDYTGSIERAAQIGFTGIELGRPPEGMTVAEQKALLDRVGLRVIGSHGPFNNLDFSVGELADYLEEVGGQYISVSLRFESLDDLLRKAETLNRHGEAARSRGIQLLYHNHNWEFERFGGEYALDLLLRETDPALVHMEMDTYWVKRGGEDPADFIRSRLSGRCPLLHIKDVEAGEEQFFAEIGEGILDFEAIFRAAEEAGTKWLIVEQDASRRPAFESLSISYGNLSRMNVIERP, translated from the coding sequence ATGAAACGATTTCCGATCGGCCTGCAGCCCTATACGATTCGCGAGGAGCTGGGCAGAGATTACACCGGTTCGATTGAAAGAGCCGCTCAAATCGGGTTTACGGGCATCGAGCTCGGCCGCCCGCCGGAAGGAATGACGGTGGCGGAGCAGAAGGCGCTTCTGGACCGGGTCGGCCTCCGGGTGATCGGCTCGCACGGCCCATTCAACAATCTGGATTTCAGCGTCGGCGAGCTGGCCGATTATTTAGAAGAGGTCGGCGGCCAATATATCTCCGTCTCGCTGCGCTTCGAGTCGCTGGACGATCTGCTTCGCAAGGCGGAGACGCTGAACAGGCACGGCGAAGCGGCAAGAAGCCGGGGCATTCAGCTGCTGTACCATAATCACAACTGGGAATTCGAACGGTTTGGCGGCGAATATGCGCTTGATCTGCTGCTGCGCGAAACGGATCCGGCGCTCGTGCATATGGAGATGGATACGTATTGGGTGAAACGCGGCGGAGAGGATCCCGCCGATTTCATCCGCAGCCGTCTGTCCGGCCGCTGCCCGCTGCTGCACATCAAGGATGTGGAGGCCGGCGAGGAGCAATTTTTCGCGGAAATCGGCGAGGGCATCCTCGACTTTGAAGCGATTTTCCGGGCGGCCGAGGAGGCGGGCACGAAATGGCTGATCGTCGAGCAGGACGCCAGCCGCCGGCCCGCGTTCGAAAGCCTGTCGATCAGCTACGGGAATTTAAGCCGCATGAACGTCATCGAACGACCTTAA
- a CDS encoding AraC family transcriptional regulator, translating to MLPFITVAGDVVKKAGTGLGPRQIHDYELLYFPDGGKSVYKVGDKAYTLDEPSFIVTRPGEHHVYEYDPLQPSRHLFIHFEYNPASRSDSPLRILEPGGPSVIPVKGELPVGMMKQILYVAYANSDRLQQRGSALLLALLEEIDGLCAGEPKNGQPDRMPPQIVKALDFIDKHLEQPITIDSIAQKVGWSHEHFSRSFVRYLGRTPREMVVQRRIERACQLLLYGENSIKNVAYAVGFADENYFCRVFKTVKGITASKYRKKYFNPYYKDLYPVSESDSLYPPNRILYIAGAN from the coding sequence TTGCTGCCATTCATTACGGTTGCCGGAGACGTGGTCAAAAAAGCGGGGACGGGGCTCGGTCCGAGACAGATTCACGATTACGAGCTGCTTTATTTTCCAGACGGCGGAAAAAGCGTTTACAAGGTCGGCGACAAGGCGTATACCTTAGACGAACCGAGCTTTATCGTGACCCGGCCGGGCGAGCATCATGTGTACGAATACGATCCGCTGCAGCCGTCGAGACATTTGTTTATCCATTTCGAATACAACCCTGCGAGCAGGTCCGATTCGCCGCTGCGCATTTTGGAGCCGGGCGGGCCGTCCGTCATTCCGGTGAAGGGGGAGCTTCCGGTCGGCATGATGAAGCAGATCCTTTACGTCGCGTATGCGAATTCGGACCGTCTGCAGCAGCGGGGAAGCGCGCTTCTGCTCGCGCTGCTCGAGGAGATCGACGGGCTGTGCGCGGGCGAGCCGAAGAACGGGCAGCCGGACCGGATGCCGCCGCAGATCGTCAAAGCGCTCGACTTTATCGACAAGCATCTGGAGCAGCCGATTACGATCGATTCGATCGCGCAGAAGGTCGGCTGGTCGCACGAGCATTTCTCGCGCTCCTTCGTCCGCTATCTCGGCCGGACACCGCGCGAGATGGTCGTGCAGCGCAGGATCGAACGGGCGTGCCAACTCCTCCTGTATGGCGAGAACAGCATCAAGAACGTCGCCTACGCCGTCGGCTTTGCCGACGAAAATTATTTTTGCCGCGTATTCAAGACAGTGAAAGGCATTACGGCGTCGAAATACCGCAAAAAATATTTTAATCCGTACTATAAGGATCTCTATCCGGTCAGCGAGAGCGATTCCCTGTACCCGCCGAACCGGATTCTGTACATCGCAGGCGCGAATTAA
- a CDS encoding Gfo/Idh/MocA family oxidoreductase, which yields MEQAKLRAGLIGYGYAGRTFHAPVMTAVPGIALVKVVERRTEASKERYPWVQIARDVKELYEDPLIDLVVVTTPSTDHYTFVKDALAAGKHVVVEKPFTTTSEEAGELIALAREKGLTLSVFHNRRWDGDFLTVQNVVRQGLIGDITEAELRWERYFPVTNPGRWRDNGEKGSGTLYDLGVHFIDQALTLFGMPQTVTAHVGKQREGAVSDDSFDVTLGFASGLRARLRSSMLVREPGPRYALHGTKGSFVKYGYDPQEAALRNGQTPAEPNWGVEPESEWGVLNTTLGGNLHVTGRIETIRGSYADYYRNVYDHIVNGSELAVRPEQARDAIRVIELALKSVAEGRTVETAAQN from the coding sequence ATGGAGCAGGCAAAGCTGCGCGCCGGGCTGATCGGCTACGGCTATGCGGGCCGGACGTTCCACGCCCCAGTAATGACGGCCGTTCCGGGCATCGCGCTCGTCAAGGTGGTCGAACGGCGGACCGAAGCATCCAAAGAACGTTATCCGTGGGTGCAGATCGCGCGCGACGTGAAGGAGCTGTACGAGGATCCTCTGATCGATCTCGTCGTTGTCACGACGCCGAGCACGGATCATTATACGTTTGTGAAGGACGCGCTTGCGGCGGGCAAGCACGTCGTCGTCGAGAAGCCGTTCACGACGACGTCGGAGGAAGCCGGCGAGCTGATCGCACTCGCGCGCGAGAAAGGTCTTACCCTCAGCGTTTTTCATAACCGGCGCTGGGACGGCGATTTCCTGACCGTGCAGAACGTGGTCCGGCAGGGGCTGATCGGCGATATTACCGAGGCCGAGCTGCGCTGGGAGCGCTATTTTCCGGTGACGAATCCGGGACGCTGGCGGGACAACGGCGAGAAGGGCTCGGGCACGCTGTACGATCTTGGGGTTCATTTTATCGATCAGGCGCTCACTTTGTTCGGCATGCCGCAGACGGTGACGGCGCACGTGGGCAAACAGCGGGAGGGAGCCGTATCCGACGACTCGTTTGACGTGACGCTCGGCTTCGCAAGCGGCCTGAGAGCCAGACTCCGTTCGTCGATGCTCGTCCGCGAGCCTGGCCCGCGATACGCGCTGCACGGCACGAAGGGCAGCTTCGTCAAATACGGCTACGACCCTCAGGAAGCTGCGCTCCGGAACGGACAAACGCCGGCCGAGCCGAATTGGGGCGTGGAGCCGGAAAGCGAATGGGGCGTGCTGAATACGACGCTTGGCGGCAATCTGCACGTGACGGGCCGGATCGAGACGATCCGCGGATCGTATGCGGACTATTACCGGAACGTATACGATCATATCGTGAACGGGAGCGAGCTTGCCGTGCGGCCGGAGCAGGCGCGCGACGCGATCCGGGTCATCGAGCTCGCGCTAAAGAGCGTCGCGGAAGGGCGGACGGTCGAAACCGCCGCTCAAAACTAG
- a CDS encoding sugar phosphate isomerase/epimerase family protein: MFPFKCALNASTLFPFKLGLKEQIRIAAEAGYEGIEIWVRDMEAYTAEGGSLGELKRYAADSGIAIANAIAFFKWSDKDAEVRSAGFAQAEREMNMLAELACAAVAAPPFGDVEGVPLDDMAANYAALSELGRKTGVEPYLEFWGRAKRLSTLAEAIYVAVQSGESGAKLLLDPFHMYTGGSEISGVGFLNGERIGIVHVNDYPAQPERAVIADRDRVFPGEGVAPTARFAKLLHESGYRGFLSLELFIEHFGAKSALEVASEGLGKIRSAYSL, from the coding sequence TTGTTTCCGTTTAAATGTGCGTTAAACGCCTCAACCCTATTCCCGTTCAAGCTCGGACTGAAGGAGCAAATCCGCATCGCGGCCGAGGCAGGCTATGAAGGCATCGAAATCTGGGTGCGCGATATGGAAGCTTATACGGCGGAAGGCGGCTCGCTCGGCGAGCTGAAGCGGTATGCCGCCGATTCCGGCATTGCGATTGCGAACGCAATCGCCTTCTTCAAGTGGTCCGACAAGGATGCCGAAGTCAGAAGCGCCGGCTTCGCGCAGGCGGAGCGCGAGATGAACATGCTCGCGGAGCTGGCCTGCGCCGCCGTAGCGGCTCCGCCGTTCGGCGATGTGGAAGGGGTGCCGCTTGACGACATGGCTGCGAATTACGCCGCGCTGTCCGAGCTTGGCCGCAAAACCGGCGTTGAGCCGTATTTGGAGTTCTGGGGCCGGGCGAAACGGCTCTCCACGCTTGCCGAAGCGATCTACGTCGCGGTGCAAAGCGGCGAGAGCGGCGCGAAGCTGCTGCTTGACCCGTTTCATATGTATACGGGCGGCAGCGAAATAAGCGGCGTCGGTTTTTTGAACGGGGAACGGATCGGCATCGTGCATGTCAACGACTATCCGGCGCAGCCGGAGCGGGCCGTTATTGCAGACCGGGACCGCGTTTTCCCCGGCGAAGGCGTCGCCCCGACGGCTCGTTTTGCCAAGCTGCTGCACGAATCCGGCTATCGCGGCTTCCTGTCGCTTGAGCTGTTCATCGAGCATTTTGGTGCCAAGAGCGCTCTGGAGGTCGCGTCCGAGGGGCTCGGCAAAATCAGGAGCGCCTATTCGCTGTAG
- a CDS encoding DsbA family protein — protein sequence MQKSAVKVTKKMQRQLEQKRKQRRTRMLMWSTGAAFVALIVLAAIFKPSSKLDLQYDTLPLNGKADAPVKIVEFGDFKCPSCKLFSESILPQLQKDFIDKGDVGFYFANFTIIGPDSNTAALAGQSIFHQNKDEFWNFYHKIYANQGNENVQWATPDFLTDFVKQQGIKVDADKVHQDIVNGTYQKEVTAQINLGKKGNVNATPTLFINGEIFTDVFNYGHLKSAIEAAMAK from the coding sequence TTGCAGAAATCTGCAGTCAAAGTAACCAAAAAAATGCAGCGCCAGCTGGAGCAAAAGCGGAAGCAGAGACGGACGAGAATGTTGATGTGGTCGACGGGAGCCGCATTCGTGGCGTTGATTGTTTTGGCCGCCATCTTCAAACCAAGCTCGAAGCTCGATCTCCAATACGACACGCTGCCGCTGAACGGAAAGGCGGACGCGCCGGTCAAAATCGTCGAGTTCGGGGATTTCAAATGCCCTTCGTGCAAGCTTTTCAGCGAAAGCATTTTGCCGCAGCTTCAAAAGGACTTTATCGACAAGGGCGATGTCGGCTTCTATTTCGCCAATTTTACAATCATCGGTCCCGACTCGAATACGGCGGCATTGGCAGGTCAGTCGATTTTCCATCAGAACAAGGATGAATTTTGGAATTTTTATCACAAAATTTATGCGAATCAAGGCAATGAGAATGTACAATGGGCGACGCCGGATTTTCTGACCGATTTCGTAAAGCAGCAGGGGATCAAGGTCGATGCGGATAAAGTCCATCAAGATATCGTGAACGGCACGTACCAGAAAGAGGTCACGGCGCAGATCAATCTCGGGAAAAAGGGCAATGTCAACGCGACCCCGACCTTGTTCATTAACGGCGAAATTTTTACCGACGTCTTTAACTACGGGCACCTGAAATCGGCGATCGAGGCGGCGATGGCCAAATGA
- a CDS encoding disulfide oxidoreductase, with translation MMRQYALFCAWVVSLVATGGSLFLSEVMNFTPCKLCWFQRIFMYPLVYLLGRAAYKNDRGIVGYALPLSIFGGCISLYHYLEQKVPGLAKILPCTQGVPCNEDYLNWFGVITIPLMALVAFILITIFLIAGRRNEADGTDDELAD, from the coding sequence ATGATGCGGCAATACGCGCTGTTCTGCGCCTGGGTCGTATCGCTCGTCGCGACGGGGGGCAGCCTGTTCCTGAGCGAGGTGATGAACTTTACCCCCTGCAAGCTGTGCTGGTTTCAGCGGATATTCATGTACCCGCTGGTCTATCTGCTCGGCAGGGCGGCTTACAAGAACGACCGGGGAATTGTAGGGTATGCGCTCCCGCTCAGCATCTTCGGCGGCTGCATCTCGCTGTATCATTACTTGGAGCAGAAGGTGCCCGGACTGGCTAAAATACTTCCCTGTACGCAGGGCGTCCCGTGCAACGAGGATTATTTGAACTGGTTCGGCGTCATTACCATACCGCTGATGGCGCTCGTCGCCTTTATTCTGATCACGATTTTTCTGATCGCCGGCAGAAGGAACGAGGCGGACGGAACGGATGATGAGCTTGCCGATTAA